A segment of the Candidatus Eremiobacterota bacterium genome:
TGTTAAAAAACCGAACCAGAGAGCAAACTTGATGGGTATAAGCACCCAGTTCTTTGATTCAAATTCTTCGTGTAAAGCACCTTCTCTTGTTATCTTTGAAAGTACCTCTTCTTTCGGTATACCTGTCGCCCCAATGGTTTTTTGAAGATCCTCTTTCACGGTAATACCGAAGACCTCCTTGAGGACCTCTTTCGACAACCCGTTAACCTTGCCGAATTCTTCAATGGTCATGCTTTCCATTATGGAGAGTGGTTTCTGCTCTTTCATCTCTTCCGTTTTCCCGCCCATGAGCCGCGCAGATAAAGAAGAAAGAAAGACCACCGCAAAGACGATTACCAGAAAGAAAACTGCCGCTTTTACTCCATCAGGTTTTTCAATCATCATAATTCCACCTCCAGGGGGAGGGCAGGCAATGCCCGTAATACAGTATTCTATTAACCTCTTCAGGCTTCCCCCGGTTTACTGCCTGTTTTCCCCAGCAGCGCCGCCACTTCTCCCGAAGCCCCGACTCATCGTAGATATTGAGAGGGGCCTGCCTGTCTCTCATGAAATCGTATCCTGCAATTATCAAGAACCGCCGATCTGCTATGATGGCGATGATCTATTTCGGGACGTATATCACCCTGTCCAGAGCGGCAAAGTGCTCGTCAGAAGTAATGAGAGTGCAGTTTTTTTCAATGGTCGTGGCGTACACAATGGCGTCTGCCATGGGAAGAGAATGTCTTACGCTGAAATCTGCGGCGAGCAGCGCCAGGTTGCTGTCCAGAGGCACGGTGCGGGTTTTCATTAACTGGCTTATGGCAATCAATGCAT
Coding sequences within it:
- a CDS encoding type II toxin-antitoxin system VapC family toxin, whose product is MRVIDSTGWIEYFIAGPHADEYEEYLDDLSTIYTPTIILYEVYKKVKKEKGEENALIAISQLMKTRTVPLDSNLALLAADFSVRHSLPMADAIVYATTIEKNCTLITSDEHFAALDRVIYVPK